The proteins below come from a single Chryseobacterium nepalense genomic window:
- a CDS encoding ThiF family adenylyltransferase — protein MEERYTRNRLYITEEEQRYIKNFPILLGGAGIGSIIAECLLRFGFENLTIIDGDVVELSNLNRQNYTEKDISVPKVNALKERLLSINSNAAIKVHHCFLTPENVQEFIPGHKIAVNALDFTSDVPLIFDEACQKQGIPVLHPYNLGWGTLVFVISGLPGLRYLSKEDERFNELNVVEYATGYLAFWGNRQVWIDDIIKKYKEENGSFPPPQLAVASWLAGAVSTHIAFEIAIGKNVKTFPEFYLTTIQN, from the coding sequence ATGGAAGAAAGATACACCAGAAACAGATTATATATCACTGAAGAAGAACAGCGGTATATAAAAAATTTCCCGATTTTATTAGGGGGAGCCGGAATTGGTAGTATCATTGCAGAATGTCTCCTGAGATTCGGATTTGAAAACCTTACCATTATCGACGGCGACGTTGTTGAATTGTCTAATCTAAACCGCCAGAATTACACCGAAAAAGATATTTCCGTACCGAAGGTGAATGCTCTGAAGGAAAGACTGCTGTCTATCAACAGCAATGCAGCGATTAAAGTCCACCATTGTTTCCTGACGCCTGAAAATGTTCAGGAATTCATTCCGGGACACAAGATTGCCGTTAATGCTTTGGATTTTACTTCAGACGTTCCTCTTATTTTTGATGAAGCCTGCCAAAAGCAGGGCATTCCGGTATTGCATCCTTATAATCTGGGATGGGGTACTCTTGTTTTTGTGATTTCCGGATTACCGGGATTACGTTATTTATCAAAAGAAGATGAAAGATTTAATGAGCTGAATGTTGTAGAATATGCAACCGGCTATTTAGCTTTCTGGGGAAATCGCCAGGTATGGATTGATGATATTATAAAAAAATACAAAGAAGAAAACGGAAGTTTTCCCCCGCCTCAGCTTGCTGTTGCTTCTTGGCTGGCCGGTGCCGTGAGTACGCATATTGCTTTTGAGATTGCAATCGGAAAGAATGTAAAGACTTTTCCGGAATTTTATCTCACAACAATACAGAATTAA